The genomic window aagcctagggaaagagggtttcaaatatttagcgcatgtcttcaacctgtctctttccacctttgtcatacctgagaaatggaaaatggccaaggtggtcccgctactaaagcctgggaaaccagctaacataggtgagtcgtatcgtccgatatctctcctatcgccagtggcaaagacgcttgaagccattttgctcccttatttccaagcaaatttgcagctggcccctcatcagcatggcttcagaaaactccacagcactaccaccgcgctaaatgccattagcacccagataaattgcggtttaaatcaatacctccaccatagaacagtactcgtagcgctagacctatcaaaagcttttgatacggtcaatcatggatcgttactgcaagacctggaagggtctacccttcccccatgtcttaaaaggtggaccgcaaattatctgggtggtcggcaggcatcggtgcaatttagaaacgaaacatcaaaaccaaggagaattaaacaaggggtgccacagggtggtgtcctatccccacttttgtttaatttctacatatctaagctaccttcaccaccggaaggagtcacaatcgtttcctacgccgatgactgcacaataatggccacaggcccaggcccaaagatcgatgcgctatgcaataaaataaacggctacctccctgatctctccagttttttcgcctcgcgaaacctggcattatcaccgactaaatcttccgcgaccttatttaccacatggacgtcccaaatgtcgaccattttgaacatccacgtcgatggcactacgctaccgactgtcctacaccccaaaatcttgggtgtgacgtttgatccggatctacattttggtgagcacgcagccgcaattgttccgagaattcagagccgtaacaaaatcctcaaatccctcgctggcagtacttggggaaaagataaagaaacgctcatgactacatacaaagcaattagccagccgattacgtgctacgcgtcacccatatggtcgccaagcctaaaaatcacccactggaagaaactacaggcctgccaaaatactgctctcagaatcgccacgggctgtctccttatgtccccagaacaccatctgcataatgaagcgagaatactccccatcagggagagaaatgagatgctgacaaaacagttcctgttgaatacccagaaacctgggcatcccaacagacatctgattgatgaaccagcaccgcctaggggcttaaggagtcatctccgtaagcattttgaggaaatacggcacctgagaacccagccgtatgaagcgaaaaaacacaaacaggtccttggtgaactccataaacaggcgtcggacctttatgccgggaattgcccggtgaatccagtacttaacgaaaattatcgaaaactcgcagaagaggaacgcatactccccagggaaacgcgtgtcactcttgctcaacttcgttctggatactgtaacaggttaaactcttacctatccagaatcaatcccgacatacaaaatgtatgccccgcttgcaatgtgtccccacatgacaccaaccatctcttcaattgtaatgtggaaccaacgcctctaacacccctttccttatgttccacccctgttgaaacggcaagtttccttggactcccgttagaggatattgatgacaatttgtgatcggacgcggctattaggtggggcgagcattgctactacaacaacaacaacaacaacggaaacTGGAGATAATACCGTTTTTTGTCCTAAGGCCGTTTTTACAATCTCTGGTTAACACCAACTGACACTACGTTTGCCAGAAATCGTTCGGTGATCTTTCGAAGCAAATGCCAGttagcggttgttgttgttgttgtagcgataaggttactccccgaaggctttggggagtgttatcgatgtgatggtcctttgccggatacagatccggtacgctccggtaacaaagcaccattaaggtgctagcccgaacatctcgggaacgatttatttggccacattaaaccttcaggctatccctccctccccacccccaagttccatgaggagcttgggttcgccacagcctcgtctgttagtgaaacaggattcgccacggataggtgaggttgacaattgggttgggagaagctatatattgcgctggcaagctGAAAGGGTTGCCTACACAGCCCCTtgtatctggtattttagtcgcctcttatgacaggcatacctaccgcgggtatattctgaccccctaacccggtgGGGCCAGTTAGCGACAATCGTACATGGTAAGAAAGGTCCTTAGATCAAGTTTACAACTGAAAATTGGTGTCGGAGGATGTTCGATCGTTATCCACACAGTCACTACGTTAAGTTAAGGTACGGATAAAGTTGACTCGTCCGCTTAAGCTGGGATGTGCAGTCAACTTTAACTATAGTTTaagctcgcactgaaaaaccggtccTTAGAAAGTGGGATTCTCCCTTTTGCTCGGCTTCTATATGCGAGTTCCAATAAATATACCTGCTGGACTTTATTCTTTCGCACAACATGGTCTCCCACCACTGCCGCAGTGACGCGCGTTTTCCTAaagagagtgcgttcctcttctgctagttctgggtatttttctttaaatactGAATTCGTACTCAAAGATTATCATAAACTTGcggttcccccagcgggttaggggttcagaatatacccgctgtaggtatgcctgtcgtaagaggcttcTCCAAGCTCCAagtgtttcactaacagacgaggctctggcgaccccaagctcctcatggaacttgggggtggggagggagggatggcctgaaggtttaatgtggccatatacataaatcgttcccgagagggtcgggctagcaccttaatggtgctgtgttaccggagcgtaccggatctgtatccggcaaaggaccatcacatcgataacactccctaaagccttcggggagcaaccttatcgctacaacaacagcaacataaacttgcggaagaggaacgcacactccccagggaaacgcgagtcactctagcccaacttcgatctggatactgtaacaggttaaactcttacctatccagaatcaaccccgatatacaaaatatatgccccgcttgcaatgtgtccccacatgacaccaaacatttctttaattgtaatgtggaaccaacgcctctaacaccactctcattatggtccacccctgttgaaaatgCAAGgttccttggactgccgttagaggacattgatgacaatttgtgatttgagacctattggatggggcaaagcactgctacaacgacAACAGGACCTGCGGCAGTTCTGAATACAGTATTTTGTTAACTGTGTGGAAGGAACAAATTAAACTGATAATCGTTGTCGCCAACGCGTGAATATCAGTATATCTTTTGGCTAGATTTCCTCTCGAATACTCccattgtcgttgttgttgttgttgtcgtcgtATCTGATGTTGTCAGCGTCCTTGCTATAAATAACAGGACTGGTATAGTAAAATATTTACGGAGCTTTATATGTTTTGgcaagagaggactttacctgCTTACTCAGTCCAACATAGCATTTGTTGGCTACAGTAATTCTCACCTGGATTTCTGGGCTGACATTGTTGTTTGTATAGAAACGAGCCGAAAGAAATAAGATTACCAATGCTAGTGTTGTAGTTGTAACGAGATTACACAAAATTTGGAGGAGTGCCGCAGCGGTGATAGTTTTTGAGTGGATATTCGTGCAAAATACTGACACCTAATATGGTGCCCAGTAGTTCCAGTGTTTACGCTTGATAGTTGTTGAAACAATGCACTAGAGATTCTTCTTACTTTGATCTAACTTCGGTAATTTAGCGGAATCCGcatctttaattttttatacatgGATGCAAATAAGGtttggcatttatttatttattttttttgtttaatgttgATGCTTCCGACTGGTTCAGTTTGAATTATTCTGAAATGATTCTTCGACGTCTGCTCAAAACTAAAACTAAGATGTATTAAATCTAATCATAACTATTTAATGTATTATTTATCGGATTTGGACCTGAAAGGTCTCGGCGCACGCATCCGCGATACGCTTGTGTACCTGATTAGCCTCAGCTTGAGTTAAGGTGCGTTCCATATGCCTGTATACAATGCGGAAGCAGACACTTGATTTACCGGTTTTTGGATGCTTGAAGCGGTCCACTAGACTAATCtacataaataaaatatcatTATGACTACGGGCGGATAGAGAGCCAAGATTAAAATTGTTCTCACCTGTTCCACCACATCACCAGCCACTGAACGTACAAGATCATAGaaatcattacaagcaaaaccgGCATCGACTTCTACACCCGTTGGTAACCAAAATGAAAGATCATTCGTACACTGCGGATAACCGGAAACAGGTTTGTACTTGGGAAGCTTGTGCAGATTTTCTTCGctgaattgatttaaaaaaccacTATCATTAGACCAGAACAATCGTATGTCAGGTATATCGAACAGCACCATTGCCAAACGTTCCAATCCCAAACCAAAAGCATAACCAATTTGATTATGTGCACCTGAACGCTGTAGTATCTCGTGACGCATAATACCACAACCGAGTACTTCAAGCCATTTGCCTTTATAAAGTATTTCTAGCTCCCACGAGGGTTGTGTGAAAGGAAAGTATGTGTCCACCCAACGATACTCCAATTGCGTGCCGAATAAATCACGTGCCAGACCAACCaatatatttttcatttcatGTTCCATCAATTTGACTGCTTCTAGTGTATGGCATGCCTGCTTGGTCTCATCCAAGCACTTCGATGACGTTTGCGGCGGTGAATGATTTTGCACATGAAATTGCCAATCTTTTTCGAAGATTTCCAAATCTAGATTACGTCCGAAAAGCGTGTCTTTTGTTACCAAACGTACTGCGTCTAATTGATGAAATACTGGATAGTGTGTACTATCAATTTCATCGCGCCTATACACTTCGCCGGCTACCATAAAGTTATCTAAACCACATGAAATCAAATCTGATTGGTGAGCTGTGGTGTGTGCGCGCAACAAATGGTTGCGATTAATGTAATAACAATCTGCTTTGGCACGACTAACATGATCACCGGGAAATAGTAGATTATCAAAATTTTGTTCCACCGTTACAATAGGACTTAACTGATCATAAACCGAGAATAAGGGATTCCCTCTTGAGTTCCTATAAGCGCTATAGAAATAACTAACGATTCTTTGCCGTATAATAGAAAGTGGATGATTACGTTGCAAATGTTTGTTGGCACCCAGATAGGATAGTATTTTTGGTGTAACATTGGTCCAATCGTCTGTGGGATATGTAAGGCCGTTGATTTCTATAGCTCCTTTTACATCTTTTGCACCGACAGTAGTAGCCATAGGTCGTGTGTTTATGATGGATTTGTAAGCATTTTTGGCTGGCGCGACTAACCGATTATTGGAAGATATCGACGCAAGAGCATTTAGCTGATGACATGTCCTTAATATCAACATTTTACAATTATTAAaataatatgtttttgttttctaagTTATGTCATCAGCTGTTTAACATGGTGTGCTGCCGTATAGTATGCAGAGTCAATGTACCACTCGAATAATTGAGGAATTAGTGAGAGATAGAAGTTtcctcatttttatactcagcttgctttgcacacagagtatattaactttgattggataacggttggttgtacaggtataaaggaatcgagatagatatagaccccGGTAattgtctagttgaggggtcgactgctaatacgctaccaaaaatatcgagagaggtgtcaaacgacgcgtcttgacatcagtattaataatccgaaggcggaaaataaaaattttaacgcgttcaaaagatattaacgaaaaaccgaaaaaagacccgcgggtacctctgaaaccgggggtcggatccatagtatttttgcgcagaacacctttttgcgttggcggccttcggccgcgcttataaaaaataaccctgggctacgccatgccaagtccgggtgtgtggtataaccgtggctaccgccacggtgatgcacaattttttttgggggtacaaccaacaacaaccacatggaaatcgccaacttcaactgcaaatatctccggacagagataaaatttttcttttccgccatcgga from Eurosta solidaginis isolate ZX-2024a chromosome 3, ASM4086904v1, whole genome shotgun sequence includes these protein-coding regions:
- the PheRS-m gene encoding probable phenylalanine--tRNA ligase, mitochondrial; its protein translation is MLILRTCHQLNALASISSNNRLVAPAKNAYKSIINTRPMATTVGAKDVKGAIEINGLTYPTDDWTNVTPKILSYLGANKHLQRNHPLSIIRQRIVSYFYSAYRNSRGNPLFSVYDQLSPIVTVEQNFDNLLFPGDHVSRAKADCYYINRNHLLRAHTTAHQSDLISCGLDNFMVAGEVYRRDEIDSTHYPVFHQLDAVRLVTKDTLFGRNLDLEIFEKDWQFHVQNHSPPQTSSKCLDETKQACHTLEAVKLMEHEMKNILVGLARDLFGTQLEYRWVDTYFPFTQPSWELEILYKGKWLEVLGCGIMRHEILQRSGAHNQIGYAFGLGLERLAMVLFDIPDIRLFWSNDSGFLNQFSEENLHKLPKYKPVSGYPQCTNDLSFWLPTGVEVDAGFACNDFYDLVRSVAGDVVEQISLVDRFKHPKTGKSSVCFRIVYRHMERTLTQAEANQVHKRIADACAETFQVQIR